One window from the genome of Bacillus sp. (in: firmicutes) encodes:
- a CDS encoding amidohydrolase: protein MVNIRRYLHQHPELSFEEVETPKYIAEYHKKLGHEVRTEVGERGVVAVLKGAHQGPTVALRADFDALPIQEENDVPYKSKYAGKMHACGHDGHTATLLVLAKALNSMKNELKGNIVFIHQHAEELAPGGAIAMIEDGCLEGVDVIFGTHLWATIPLEDITYCPGPFMAAADRFEIKIQGKGGHGALPHLSKDSIVIGSQLVLNLQQIVSRRIDPLDSAVLSIGSFVAQNANNIIADTVSLSGTVRTLNERTRSFMEAEIERILKGVCLASDVTYSYRYNKGYPPVVNHPSETEFLARVAKTVPGVKNVRQIPAIMGGEDFAYYLQHVKGCFFFTGAMNPDWDNVFSHHHPKFNIDERAMLIAAKTLGSAAFTYIDENR, encoded by the coding sequence ATGGTAAATATTCGCAGATACTTGCACCAACATCCTGAATTATCATTTGAAGAGGTAGAAACACCAAAATATATTGCTGAATACCATAAGAAGCTTGGTCATGAGGTTCGAACAGAGGTTGGGGAACGTGGGGTCGTTGCAGTTCTTAAAGGAGCCCATCAAGGACCTACTGTTGCTCTAAGAGCTGATTTTGATGCATTGCCTATCCAAGAGGAAAATGATGTGCCTTACAAATCGAAATATGCTGGCAAAATGCATGCCTGTGGCCATGATGGTCATACTGCAACATTATTAGTGCTAGCGAAAGCACTTAATAGTATGAAAAATGAATTAAAAGGAAATATTGTCTTTATTCATCAGCATGCTGAAGAGCTTGCACCAGGCGGGGCCATTGCAATGATCGAGGATGGCTGTTTAGAAGGTGTCGATGTTATTTTTGGTACACATCTCTGGGCAACGATCCCTCTAGAAGATATTACCTATTGTCCTGGACCGTTCATGGCTGCTGCTGATCGATTCGAAATAAAAATTCAAGGAAAAGGTGGACATGGTGCACTGCCCCATCTTTCTAAAGATTCAATTGTAATTGGCTCACAATTGGTATTAAACCTCCAGCAAATTGTTAGCCGAAGAATTGATCCATTGGACTCAGCCGTACTTTCGATAGGTTCATTTGTTGCTCAAAACGCTAACAATATTATTGCTGACACTGTTTCTTTATCAGGAACTGTTCGAACATTAAATGAACGAACACGCAGCTTTATGGAAGCTGAAATCGAACGAATTTTAAAAGGAGTATGCCTTGCTTCAGATGTAACTTATTCATATCGTTATAATAAAGGCTATCCACCTGTAGTAAACCATCCGTCCGAAACAGAATTTTTAGCCCGTGTTGCAAAAACCGTCCCAGGAGTAAAAAACGTTCGCCAAATCCCAGCGATTATGGGTGGCGAAGACTTTGCCTACTACTTGCAGCATGTTAAAGGATGCTTTTTCTTTACTGGGGCGATGAATCCAGATTGGGACAACGTATTCTCACATCACCATCCTAAATTTAATATTGACGAACGGGCCATGCTAATTGCTGCCAAAACACTAGGAAGTGCGGCATTCACTTATATAGATGAAAATAGATAA